One Nicotiana sylvestris chromosome 12, ASM39365v2, whole genome shotgun sequence genomic window carries:
- the LOC104229388 gene encoding premnaspirodiene oxygenase-like: MLVNLSYQSRSVICLVNIIMEASFFIIIFLFFLPMMFIFIKDHKRGRKNLPPGPWKLPLIGNLHQLGISSPHVALKELAEKYGPLMHLKLGECSTIVISSYEMLKEVIRTSDIVFANRPDLLLSTMMYDGGDIGFAPYGDYWKQMRKICILELLSPRRVRSTYPLMEEEISRLVKSIKASGACTPINMSECFKTLTCAIVCRASVGMANKDSDSLILAAKEATTIGGLLNIPDLFPSLKFLPYITGSKQKLVKMHQVCDRLLEEIVREHEDSIQRSNGEPIDEEDLLHVLLRLGEKERHKFQIPITRDNIKAIILDMLIAGTDTTATTLEWTMSELMKNPTIMKKAQAEVRETLKGKKIVDHSDIQNLKYLKLVVKETLRFHPPGPLSVPRESREECEINGYVIPNKTIALVNMWAMGRDPQYWRDPEKFEPERFNFIDDINRSIPPEFFGFGFGRRACPGMSFAIANLELTLARLLYHFDWKLPNGINPEELDMTETFGAAVARKNNLHLFASPYDY, encoded by the exons ATGCTAGTAAATTTGTCATACCAATCTAGATCTGTGATTTGTCTAGTCAACATAATAATGGAAGCTTCTTTCTTCATTATCATCTTCCTCTTTTTCCTACCAATGATGTTCATATTCATCAAGGATCACAAAAGAGGGCGAAAAAACTTGCCTCCGGGACCATGGAAGCTCCCACTCATTGGGAACTTGCATCAGCTGGGAATTAGCTCCCCCCATGTTGCTCTCAAGGAATTAGCTGAGAAATATGGACCTTTGATGCACCTAAAACTAGGTGAATGTTCAACTATTGTCATATCATCGTATGAAATGCTGAAAGAAGTGATAAGAACAAGTGATATCGTGTTTGCAAATAGGCCGGATCTCCTTCTCTCAACTATGATGTACGATGGTGGAGACATCGGTTTTGCTCCCTACGGTGATTACTGGAAACAAATGCGCAAAATTTGCATTTTAGAGCTCCTAAGTCCAAGAAGGGTTCGGTCGACTTATCCTCTAATGGAGGAAGAGATTTCGCGCTTAGTTAAATCTATCAAGGCCTCAGGCGCATGTACCCCAATTAATATGTCTGAATGTTTTAAAACGCTCACTTGTGCTATTGTTTGCAGAGCTTCAGTTGGAATGGCTAATAAAGATTCCGACTCATTGATTTTGGCAGCAAAAGAAGCAACAACTATCGGAGGACTCTTAAATATCCCAGATTTGTTCCCTTCCCTCAAGTTTCTTCCGTATATCACAGGATCCAAGCAAAAACTAGTTAAAATGCATCAAGTATGTGATCGTCTTCTTGAAGAAATTGTTCGTGAACATGAAGATAGCATACAAAGAAGTAACGGTGAACCAATTGATGAAGAAGATCTTTTGCACGTTCTTCTAAGGCTTGGGGAAAAGGAGAGACACAAATTTCAAATCCCTATAACAAGAGATAACATAAAGGCCATAATCTTG GATATGCTCATTGCCGGAACTGATACCACAGCAACTACATTAGAATGGACCATGTCCGAATTAATGAAGAATCCGACAATCATGAAAAAAGCTCAAGCTGAAGTAAGAGAAACtttgaaaggaaagaaaatagtGGATCATAGTGATATTCAGAATTTGAAATACCTGAAATTGGTAGTTAAGGAAACTCTAAGGTTTCATCCTCCTGGTCCCTTGTCTGTACCTAGGGAATCAAGAGAGGAGTGCGAGATTAATGGATACGTTATACCGAATAAAACAATAGCCCTAGTGAATATGTGGGCAATGGGAAGGGATCCCCAATATTGGCGTGATCCAGAGAAATTTGAGCCCGAGAGATTCAACTTTATAGATGATATCAACAGATCAATTCCTCCTGAGttcttcggatttggatttgggagAAGAGCTTGTCCAGGAATGTCATTTGCTATAGCAAACCTTGAGCTTACTCTGGCTAGATTACTCTACCATTTTGATTGGAAACTTCCTAATGGTATAAATCCCGAGGAATTAGATATGACTGAAACTTTTGGTGCTGCCGTTGCAAGGAAAAATAATTTGCACTTGTTTGCTTCACCGTATGATTATTAA